One part of the Aerosakkonema funiforme FACHB-1375 genome encodes these proteins:
- a CDS encoding NADAR family protein, with amino-acid sequence MTIYFYSNREEPYGCFSNFSPHGFELDGFYWPTSEHYFQAQKFVGTPYADRIRLVKTPKDAAKMGRDRSFPLRPDWSQVKDDIMRRGVLRKFQTHTDIREVLISTGDELIVENSPIDYYWGCGADGSGKNMLGKILMEVREILRDRIN; translated from the coding sequence ATGACTATTTACTTTTACAGCAATCGCGAAGAACCATACGGCTGTTTCTCCAACTTTTCACCTCACGGCTTTGAGTTGGATGGCTTTTATTGGCCTACCAGCGAACATTATTTTCAAGCGCAAAAATTTGTCGGTACACCCTACGCCGATCGCATCCGTCTGGTCAAAACGCCGAAGGATGCCGCCAAAATGGGACGCGATCGCTCTTTTCCCCTCCGTCCCGACTGGTCACAGGTCAAAGACGACATCATGCGACGAGGAGTTTTGCGGAAATTCCAGACTCATACCGATATCCGCGAAGTATTAATTTCGACAGGAGATGAACTAATTGTCGAAAATTCTCCGATTGATTACTATTGGGGTTGCGGTGCCGATGGCAGCGGGAAGAATATGTTGGGTAAGATTTTGATGGAAGTACGAGAAATATTGCGCGATCGCATCAATTAG